The Solanum pennellii chromosome 11, SPENNV200 sequence CTCTCCCGCCGCCTCTCCTCCGCCAACATCCCCGTTTACTACGTCAGCACCACCGCTCACGTCCGGCAAGCTCACTCCCGTGCTGCCGGATGGGACCCATTAAACACCCCAAATCtcaatttcattgattttccTGTTACATTCAATGCCCCTCCTACGAACCCAGATGCATCCATCAAGTTCCCTTCACAACTCGTCCCTGCTTTCAACTCTTCAATGCAACTACGTACCCCAGTTACAGATCTAGTAAATAAATTGGGTTCGATATCGAGGAGAGTGATAGTTATTCATGATTTTCTCACGTCTTGGGTGGTTCAAGATGTACCCAAAATATCCAATACAGAGTGTTACTGTTTACACACTGTTTCTGCTTATCTTATGTTTACATATACTTGGGAGGCTGCTAGACCACCTGTACCTCCTGAAGCTGAAGTTGTACTCAAACAACTTCCGTCTCAAGATGGGTGTACTTCTCCTGAAGTCATTGAATTTGCTATGAAGCAAATAAATGTAATTCAGGATGCTGGAAATATTTACAGTACGTCTCGAGCAATCGATGGAATGTACCTCGATTTGACAGAGAAAATGAGTGTTCCTAAGGATTTTAAGAACTGGGCTCTTGGTCCATTCAATCCTGTAGATCTGAATTTTGATAAGAAGGATCGCCATTATTCACTCGAGTGGTTAGATAAACAACCAGCTAGCTCGGTGATTTTCGTGTCCTTTGGATCAACGACTTCGTTAACCGAGGATGAAATCAGAGAACTAGCTATTGGGCTGGAAGTAAGTCAACAGAGATTTATCTGGGTCCTGAGGGACGCAGATAAAGGAGATATATTCTCTGGTGAAGTTCGAAAATATCAATTGCCTGAAGGATATGAGAAGAGGGTATCGGAAAGAGGACTTGTGATGAGAGATTGGGCACCACAATTGGAAATTCTAGGACACCCGTCTACGGGTGGATTCATGAGTCATTGTGGATGGAATTCTTGTATAGAGAGTATTTCAATGGGAGTGCCAATAGCGGCGTGGCCAATGCATTCTGATCAACCTAGAAATGCTTTGTTCATAACTGAAGGACTGAAAATTGGTATAACTGTGAGAGAATGGGAACGAAGAAAGGAAGTGGTGCCTGCAGAAACTGTTGAAAAAGTTGTGAGAACGTTAATGGCGTCTCCGGAGGGAGAGGAGATGAAACGGAAAGCTATGGAGCTCAAGGAAGCAGTGAAGTTGGCAGTGATGGAGGGTGGAGTAACTCACAAGGAAATGGAATCTTTTGTTGCCCACATCACTAGATAGAGATTTTTTCCGTCAAATAACAGGTGGTGTCCGTGTTAGTTTATGTGtgtttaaaactttttatcacatatgaaataaatacGAATAACtatatttgaataaatattgaatttgtgTTTGGATAATTCATTTGTACCTAATAAATTCGTCATTAAGATTGGTTGTCATGCGACTTACTGCATCCTCTTGGAATGCGGCACTTTTTTTGAAACCCATGTAATGCGGGATGCTTCATTATGAAGGTAGGTTTTGTACAACTGATGTAACGGTTGTTTCTGTTTGACTTAtatatcacacattttaatgtAAAATCAATCATTTAATGCTTACATGATACTTGagactttttgaaaaaattgtgcTGTGTACTTTTCTTTTGGCTAATGTTTTGCATTGGATTCGAGCCACAtgtgtcaaaaaaaaaagataattttattaattaaccttctaaaagatttctttgagaatttgataattaaatgtgaacattttttaaaaaaaattaattgcaagagtaatatagaaaagaattaattaattcttttttgatTTAATAAGGTGATCAACTAATATAAAACAActgttttttttgtataatgatCCGCTAATATGAGACAGAGaaagtaatatattaaatatgtatttagcCAAAATTAGAGATAGACAAATCtatattaaacaaaattatGAGAATGGGGTAGGAAGGGAGCGGAGGGAGTAGAGCGGTGTTGCAAGGGTGTCAGGTAGATAGATGGAACTAAGAGTgccaacaaagaaaaagaaacgaattaaaaaggaaagtatgacaaagaaattaaaacagAGAGAATTGTAATATAACTGTCCCTAAAAAGGTTAGTAGTAATATATGAACTAGAAGTCCATTTGGTACAATCATACAAGATCTTGTATGATGTCCTTTTTTCTGCTGCCTTAACTCTTTAATTACTCTTCAAATAGAGGTTGGTAGAAGAGTTTAAATACCTCAATAACTTCTAGGTACCACATCGATTCTCGGTCAGGAAATGGCGAAAGGTCAACAATTTTGTGTATCTGAAAAGGGAGAAGATGCGTAAGAATATCGTGTAAGAAGTTAACAACCGAAACAAGAGACAGCATAAACATAATACAGCAATGTATATTTACAGAAGGCTATGTTAATTTAATACAGCAATGTATATTCATAGAAGGCTATGTTAATACAGCAATGTATATTCACAGAAGGCTATGTTAATACACGTTGACTTaagaacaaaatatacttgCTCTGCAGATTTTTCGAGTAATAATACAaatagttttcaattttttcgcGAGGTTTAAAATCAGCAAGAAAGCACCGAGCTCAGCTATTGGTCATTGTCTGCTCTTGTTTGGTGCAGAACGGTGTGGAAGTACCTACATTCTTATAAGATTAAGGAGACACAAGGAGTACAATCTTCCACGAAAACTCTCGCGCCCCCCATCTAAAACATATTTTCATGTTGTATACACTTCTTTATGCTGAGTAAGCAATTTTACTTCTTGTCTGACAGGTTAATTTGGTGATCTAGTTCGTAGACTGCACACAATCTACCTCAGTGAAGGAATGGGTACAGAAAATATGGCCTTCTATCAGATTACAGCATGAATGCTTCTTCAATACACTGCCACACTGGACTGTTTGGTATGAATATTGATAGTTCAAAACAGCTGAATTGAAATGGTCTGGAAATGCTTTAGCTTCTGTTCTATCAATAATGACAAAGATGACTACTGTTTCACCCAAGTGCAAGCTCATGTTTGCAAAATAATGATTCTAAAATTGATCTATACTGCTAGACCAACAATCACATAAACTCAGACTACCTTTACTCTCTTCCAAAATCACTCTAGTTATTACTTCAGCGCAGTGGATGTGTGCGCatactaggagatataggaacAGAAATGAGTATATCCGGGACAAGGTGGATGACAAGATGCAAGAAACGAGGCTAGGATGGTTCAGACATGTCAAGCGGACATGCACGGATGCCCCAGTACGGAGGTTGGCTAGGAATGGTTTCAGGAGTGGTAGACGTAGACGGAAGAAGTATTGGGCAGAAGTGATTAGACAAGACATTCTGCAATTCCAGCTTATCAAAGACATGACCTTGGATCGGAGGTGTGGAGCACGGATTAGTGTTAAAGGTTAGTAGAAGCAAGAGTAGGGTGGAATAGATGGTTTAATTACAAAGACGAATTTCCTACCACTATTTTCTCCAGTCACCCATCCATTCTTTTGCATATTTATACTATTCCATGAGTAACAGAGACAATTTCTTCTATCCTATGAAGCCCCTCCTCCATTTCCGGAGACAAATTTCTACCACTATTTTCTCCGGTCACCATTCATTTCTCTTTCGATATTAATATTATTCCATGAGTAACAACCAGACAATTCCGTCCACACTCCCAAGCCCCACCACTAAATTGGACAGAGAATCAGTAACCTCGAAGCATGAGTACTAGGTTTTTCATTAATTTGGCATTTGGAGTTCCAACAGCATTAGCATAAATGTACACAGTATTATTGGCATCAATAGCATGGGCACTCTACAGCATTGCTTGATGGTATTGGAGCCAGGTAGCTTGTGGATCTCTGAGATGGAAGTCTATCATAGTACGTCTGTCTTATACAGGTGAACAAATCCACAGGTCCTCCACTACAACAACATAGAATATCCCAATGATGAATATGCtgaaaatatatcataatcTGCTAACTCACACTAGGAAGAAACACGATGCAAGTCATTCTGTTTTAACCCTGAATGGCTTGAACAGCTCAGAGAAAAGCCTAGGAAGATAGGGATGCTACCGAGTGCGCTACATTGGCACAATAAAGTGGGAACTTGACAGGTCTTGCAGCTACTAAGCTTTCAAAAGGGCTAGCCCACCAGCCGATACTAAGAGCTTAATGCAACAAACATAGTAAGCCATTTCAGCTTTCTGCTATAGAGCTTGGACTAATGCATAAAAGTTGCAACATGATCCAAAAACTAAGTTACTCTTTGCAGTTAATGGAAGGCAAAGATTTGATTGACCAATTCCAAAGTGCAGTTCATACGATTTTGATATGACGAATGATTCCCACAATGCCGATATGGTTGAATTCAACTTTTCACTATGTGACATTGGTTCAAACAGCATAAAATAGTTACAAAAGCTAGGTCTTAACTAGTTGCAACTCTTCTCATCAGAACCTCTTCCAGATTTTCTAATCATTAACGAGTCTCTTATTCAATTGAAGAAGAACACTGACAGATGGAGTGGAGTAATAGTTACATATTTCTCGTTCCCCCTCCCTCAAAAGCAACCCCTCCATTTGCCTTTTTGTCTTTAGAAACTAGATTTACTTGTGCAGTTGTGCTTCACAACCATTGCTTTTATAGGTTCCTATCCATGCTATGCAAGACGCCTCGATTGCTAAGGTTGAGAGTAAAAGTAAACCTTGATATTGTACTAAACTAATAAGAATCAGTATTAGAGATCAGGATTAAGAACTCGCGGACTCAGTAGCATTTCACCAAATGCAGAACTTTGTTCGTTGTAGATTGGAGATGAATTTAGAAcacatgaaattatttttactgttaGCTGGGCAATCACCCTCAAAAACAACATTGCCATTAACAGATTTACGAATTTAGTCATTGACGCAGTCAATGACGCAACACTCCGAATAAGCTCAAACCAAAACGTTTAACCACACTAAAGCAAGTTAACACAAGAACAATCCTAATTTAACATGAATGAAGTGGGAAGTCACTTAGAGGGAAAGGTTATCCTTTTTTACCTTAACTAAAGGGAGGCTGCCTTTTTGGACAAAATACAGTCCAACAACCATAACATACATCCCTGTTCAAAAATAAGGCAATCACAAGTACAGATTTATTAGTAGAGAACAACTGTAAAAATACTAGGAACATAATAATAAAGGGGTGATTAGACATGATCCCTTGAGATCTCAACCTGTATCATAGAGTTCCCGTGATTCCAAATATTACACAGACCTTTGACAGTTTATAAGTAGTCTGATTAGCCGTttataaattaacttaattatattagATCAAGAATCTAACCCTTTCATCGACACATTCGACTTTTCTTAATAACTCCAAATTTATGAAAGCAAAAAGTCATAGGTAGAGAACAACTAATGTATCTACAAAAATAATGAGGGACAGAGAAGCTTAAAATCAAACAGGATATCATTTTAAGGAGTTAAAAGCAACATGAAAAGATTAAATAGAGTTACCAATAGTTttgatacttaaaaaaaataaatcaaactacTCCCAGTAAATCTTTGCACTAGCAGATCAAATGATTTAAACAATATATGTctaacacacaaaaattgaAGGAAGGGGTTTGTTTGTGTAATATTTGAAACCTCATGGGAGGTATGTGTAATTTCCCTTAACAATTACTGACCTTTCACCCAAGAAAGTGTGAGGAAGTCGCCGAGAAGTTGGAGTTCAATGACCCCTGTGCCATCGTCGAGGAGGAATCGGCCGGAGGAGTCAGTAGTAGGTGTTGAAACCAGAATACCCTGCAGTTAAAATGGGATCTTTTCACAAATAGCTGACCAGAGCTTCCCAAATACTACTATCAAGAAAAAGACTAAGAACACTTTTTCAAGCTTGCGCGCATATCGACTGATTCCCCAGGATACCTGTCACCTCCTACTAGCAACAGGTACCAGGTAACTTTGTTCACCAAAACTAACATAGATAGGaaaaaatcacctagtgtttttgaCTCTGTAGCTGGAATTTGAATCTAAGATCTCATGATTTTTAACTCACTCCCTACTAGGCCACACCCTTGGTGCAATTATAGTTGGCACAACGACATATTCAGTGTAATCTCACAGGATACCCGCCACCTCCCAAGCAGCAACAAGTACCATGTAACTCTGTTAACTAAGGGTAAGATAGATGTGAAAAAGTCACCTCGTATGTTTGCCTCCGCTGATATTTAAACAGGAGATCTCATAGTTCTcaacccacttcattgaccactaagCCGCACCTAGGTGCAACTATACAATtagtacaacaaaaataacaacaacatagtttatttttttttcctaaatgCTATAGATAGATCATAAACTtgatacaacaacaacaaacaacacACTCAGTCTAATCCCACAAGTGAGCTCTGCTGAGGGATAAGATGTACCCAGACGTTTTCAATAGACACTCGGCACAAAATGTGGGATCTAGGATGGTTTTCCATCTCTtttacaaactttttttttaattttatgtccTTTTTACAAATGATCTTCGTTTTACTATCTGAAAAGTTCATTTTCTTCTATTCAAATCGTAAGCAAGCTAGAGATCTCATTTCCTCAGTTGTTGAAGCACTAAATTAGGTTAATTCTTCAATCAAAATTGGAAAACGAAGCAAACTATACGGGGAATATGAAAAGGGGATAGGAAGAATGAGACCTGTAGCCAGACACGTTGAAAGAGAATGCCGGAGAGAGTGAATGCTGCCTGTGATTGTTGTGTTGTGGTTGCTTTCGCGTTGTTTAGCTGTGAGCAAAACACTTTCAGTGCTGCCAGATTGTAGTCCATCTTCTTCCTCCCAAAAAATCAAATGAGAAAATTCGCCGGGTTTTCTGTCTTTTATACTGTTCCACTTTATGTTTTCATAGGGTTAATTTTGGATgtgaatttgaatatatattatttttaaaaaaaaaaggaaaaaaggacGTATATATATTGGATTATCGTAAATGATATGCAGATATGTCATAATTTAGGAACGTTGGTGGCCCTGTCATCCAAAcactagagcatatataccctttatactaacagacatacacgtgtcataatcttatccaccgaTTTGACATTGAATCGATGGATAAGATTGAGTCACGTGTccctatttaatattttattagagtgaagggcatatatgctctagtttttggacggcaGGGGCAACAATGCCCCTAAAGTATGACAAAGGGTATCTGCTCACCATTTGCGATAGTTCGGggatatatttattctttttcccaaaaaaaaatggaatgCTTATCGTTCTAATTTTGATTCATGAgtacaattattttaatttcttttttttaaaagatataatacatgaatatatacaCTTAAATTTGGCATGTATCAACTCTAAATTTGAGAAAGTACATCTAGACACCTAAATTTAGGCTCAATTAGTAACTATACTCTCCAACTCATCTCGTATTGCGTCTCGTGTACACATGATACTGATGTGACATATAAATTTTAGAGGTGTCTAgatgattattttgtatattaaagTTTTTGATTGATTCGATAAAAGACGAGTTAAAGTATTTAGATGTACATACTCAAAATTAAAGTGTttctaaatttaattatctatttatatattatatcatttttttaaattcactCATACgctatttaaatatatttttctatatatttaatattttttgtaaatattgtATGCTCATATTTCCATCTTGATCAAAACATCAATTGAGACTTTTAAGGAAAACAACTGTGAGATTATGCCAATAACAATTGAATTCACGTGAATAATTGCAtcaatttaaaaacttttacaaGTTAAAAGTTATACAacaatatgtttatatattccATTGGCAACAtcataaccaaaataaatacaaaaaaggaATGAAAAACTAAACAAGAATTTATTATAACATAATGTGAGTCCAATTAACAATAAATTTTTCAAGACTTTGTTATTTGTCACTTAAAGAAAGAAGgataatatataaacaaacaTCTTAAATTTCCTCGACAATTAAACACTTTACCTTTGAAAACGTTCATCTAAATACTTGAACTTGATTTAATACACCTAGTAAACACCTCAAATTTGACAATACACATCTAAGATGCATCCCTTAAAAGGTGCCGTgcattttcaaagttaaaagaTATTTGCGAGACACATTTGAGTCAAGTTGGAATATCAAGGTGATCATAATAAAAGTTAGGTGTTCAACCGTCGgcgaaaaaacaaaaaaattatcaagagATGAGGGATATGCCACTGGCTAGCAAGTCATCAGATAAGACTTTATTTGCAGCTTCTGTTGGGTGAAATCCATCCCAGAACACATATTCAGATGCATTTGCACATGTTCCTGGAGAATTGGCATTGCACAATATGGATGTTTCTAGTAATCCTGTGCCACAACATGCCTTTCTTGCTTCAAAAAAACCTGCAtaggaattaaatatttaaacaacaataatatgtccggtataattttataaatagagTAAAACTTTTTGTAGCCGCtttaatttagatattcaaGAATTACCGAGAGTACTCTTGTTGTTTTTTAGACAATTAACTAATGTCGATAAAGACCTTGACATTCTTCGTTAATGTATATTTATAGCCGCTAAAACTATTTTTGTTAAAGCTAAACATAAAAGGTTCTACTTGGGATTGAACCCTAGTAATTTGGGTGTGCTATTGGTACAATTTACAAAGTagcatttcattttatttttttttgaaactattaattatatttagtttCTGTCAGTTTCTCAAGATagatatacacatatatatatatatatatatatatatatgatttttctgAAGTTAACGGTTGCACATGCATCTCCACAATACTATGTGGATCCGCCTCTACTTATAGTGGTGACATATGATCGCTAGTTCGCCACAAAATTCCAACATTTATCAAGAACAGAGATAGCGTTCCTTATCTAGATCCTGTGTGAATGCAAAATGCTTTGTGTATCAGACTATTATTTCGAAGAAAAGGTTATATATGTTGAAGTATAATTACCATTATCAGCTGGATGTGTGACAAGGTCAAGGAGGGGTTGGTATATATCCAAGATAACAAGATTGAGACCAAAAAGCTTTTTTTGCAATTTGATAGAAGTGTCATTGAGCTTATTGTTGAATGAAATTGCCACTTTGTTCATCTTCTTTACACAATTATTGTTGTCTTTGCCAAATATTGTAATAGATGCTGGTAAACATCCAATTGGTGGCACTGTTGTCACTCCAATCTTTCTTGCTCCTAATCCATACAATTCCTATCAGCCACAAcacaacaaatttttttaaaaaattattatattgtcagtatatataatttaaatttattaaaaataatttaaagttataTACATTATTAACTTAAGAAACTTTTATACCATCAGATCACTTGTTGTCTTGTAATTGTTGTAACAAGTTTCTTCTTGTATTTTCAAGATTAGAATATTTCCTATAAATATTCTATGAGTGACTTTCGATTaatcacacatatacataactTGAACTCTCACAAGATTTTCTTGTTTATAACAACAAGAACGACagtaatatattatgtataattCTATTGGTGGAGTCTGAAGAAGATAATGTATGTACAAAATACAGACCTTATTCATGTCTTATGAATGTAGAATGTAGAGAAGTTGTTTTtcgaaaaataaagaagaaaaagaatataccaataTAAATTTAGTGTAGGACTTGATGAGGATATCTGAGAATTGATCTGGAGTATAAACTTTGTAGAGCAAAggattaatataataattctgAACAAAATCACTACTTCCAGCACTGATTAAGTGAATTGAACCATTAATTATTGATGTAGCATTTAATTTCCCTGCAATTACCACcaatttcttttgatattctttgtAATATTCAAGTTGTTTGCTCAAAGGAATTGCATcctgagaaaataaaaaagaaaatttagatTAATGTTAAAtcagattatattaatttaatatttcaaattaaaatctttagatatttaaaattatgtgaaaaacattataaattgtaattttttaaatattatgaaaaaatacatcataaaatattagtcaaaaatCTTTATTGTCTGATTCTAAAAGACAAGATTATGACACGTAAAAGGGGACGAAAAGAGTATTTTCTCGGTTTTAATTTATGTGGTAGGTTTAACTAGAGAcataatttatttgttcatttatttttaaaaaagaacctttggacaaaaaaataaaagttaaatcaTGTTATAACTTCTGTATGGTATAAAAAGCGTGAaacttagggcccgtttggatgagcttaataaaagcagttttaaaaaaatacttttgaaaatgttgaaacttatttttaaaataaacagttatgcgtttggataaaagtgctgaagttaaaaaaaaagttgttcatgtgtttggcaaataagtgctgataaacagttttttaaatcaaatgtctgaaatacccttaaaagctgttaacataataaaagttaattaatttatattttacagccataaataattatattttgctatcattcacatatttctttctcatcacaaattatttataagaggaatataaacttattatagattttaaagatatataatttgaatagatcaaagaacgatttaagattttattttagtttcatccataggtaataataattgtctatcattcacatatttctttattatcacaaattatttataagaggaatataaatttttatttaagttatatgtgcaacttattttacattttaataatatataatttgaatagatcactcgaaagatttaaaatttattttatttaattcattagtaatagtaattttctatcatccacacgtgaaaagggaaaaatggaagaaagagatgttagggttatgtgggtaatttggagattgtataaaaatattaagggcaaaaaggtaaaaatgtggtcaacttaaaacagcttataagctaaaaaagaaaaagcaccCCTAACCctgcttttaacttttggcttaaaataagttattttgtgTATTGCCAAAcaactaaataagtcaaaaatcagcttttaagtcagtttgaccagcttttaagctgagccaaacagacTCTTATAGTCTATAACATTTTGTATAACAACAAAAAAGCTTCTCACGAAAATTCTTTCCAAATTtagattatcttttttttttgggggggaattgactaaaaaaatatcatcacataaactagaaaagagaaatgagagtatttttttcttttaatttgctTTGTCACTCAGTTTCATATATCCGTTCGGAAGTAAAGTGTTTTCTAtcaaagttaattttattttctaaattggaaatctttaattaaaaattattttaaaaaaaagaaattcaaaatttttaaataaaattgaaactaaCTTACATATAGCCTAGCAGTAGTGTCATAGTAACCAGATGAACCAGAGGCAAAATTGGCTCCAATCAAAAGATTTTTGCCTTTGGCTTTCTTGCTGAGATAAGCTGGTGGATATGAAGTAAACCCAAGATTCTCAGCTGCATTATTAAACACAAAGGACCAGCATTagttttttctaatatatatatatctcacTCAGTAAGaattgattaaatttgaattcgtACAGTAAATAAGCAGGGGCGGACCTATCCTTGGTCTAAGGGTGTCAAGCGACCACCCCTTTGTCTGAAAATTACATTGTAGTATAGAGGTCAGATTTtagtttaataaatttaaataaataaactgaCACCTCTTGAAACAAGTTTAAGGTTTAATCTATGAGGTCATGTGTTCAACCCCTATTAacctcattatattttttttactataccATTGATACTCCTTGATGAAAATTCTGCATCCGCCACGATATATAAGGTCAGCATTTCCAACAAGGTATTTTTTTATTCTCAAATTCAAACTCGAAACCTATACTTAATGATGGTTAGCTTGTTGCATTACATTTGCTTTTAAGtgatttaagttttaatttttttataatataagatcaattatacaaaattcatagTGAATATTTCGTTAAAAGTCTCGTAGCTTACATAAGTTTTAAATAAATCATTCTTAATTGGTCAATATGTGAAATCACCTATAAACAACTCATATGTTTCATACAACATATTAAACTACATCTGATATACgtcttataaaattaaattatcgatatatataacttaaatcgAAGAAAATTAAGTACCTGTGAAATCTGAGGCAAGTTTTCCATTGCAAAATCTTCCAGTTGgtatttttttaggaaaatctCTTCCATAAGGAGGAAAATTTGCCTTGACAATTGTTTTAAGATAATTATTATTTCCTGCATCAACAACTGAATCTCCAAAAACAAATAATGCTGGAACTAAAGACTGCCCATTTacaatattaatcaaaatatccaaagttgatacaaataaacaaatcctcaaaaaacttgaaattcccataattataaaaaaaaaatagatataagaagaattatatgtgttttttctttttcttttggttcaATAATTTAAAGTGTTTGTGGAGCTGAAAATTGAGAAGAGTTTGAGGACTATTTAAAGAGGTTAGTTGGTTGAAATGGTTAAATCAATGATATCTatatcatatttaattaaacccctagtattttatttttcgtccgatatctaatattattttaaaattttgattacttCAGATTTGTGGTAGAATAAGATGAAATAAAGAGGGATTCactttttatcttcttcttttttttcatgtcGTCTTGTACTACtttaaaatttgactaattcGAATTTATAGTGTATATGTATAACCAATTAAAGAGAGAACTTGTTTATAATGTTTTTtcatttctaaattttaaattcgaGATATCTGATAAAAGATCTGAACAACCTAGCTCTTCCATCATCACAATTATGGATggtaattattaattaaacttaAGATGATAAAGTATTCAACCATATTTATAGCCTTTTGTGGAAGTTAAGCCCGATTATAATTTGGCATTTTTATAAACACTACAAAGATAAGCAAAATTGGATATAAATTTCATCACTAATCTCCAATAAAATTGCtctaacaaatatttttgacaaacTATTGCTAATCTATCGCCAAATCGAATTAgcaatgaaattttattatttaacaatataatttatctgtgaataattttatatatttttttagtggCTAAAGAAAATGTGGCAGGATTTGAACCATTCTGTTCTTCTTATTATTCTTTCTTTGAATAATTATTATTGCTTCCCATAAGCTATGTGGTTGAATAATAACA is a genomic window containing:
- the LOC107005128 gene encoding zeatin O-glucosyltransferase-like, which translates into the protein MASTTNHVNQQHDVVVVIVPLPAQGHLHAALELSRRLSSANIPVYYVSTTAHVRQAHSRAAGWDPLNTPNLNFIDFPVTFNAPPTNPDASIKFPSQLVPAFNSSMQLRTPVTDLVNKLGSISRRVIVIHDFLTSWVVQDVPKISNTECYCLHTVSAYLMFTYTWEAARPPVPPEAEVVLKQLPSQDGCTSPEVIEFAMKQINVIQDAGNIYSTSRAIDGMYLDLTEKMSVPKDFKNWALGPFNPVDLNFDKKDRHYSLEWLDKQPASSVIFVSFGSTTSLTEDEIRELAIGLEVSQQRFIWVLRDADKGDIFSGEVRKYQLPEGYEKRVSERGLVMRDWAPQLEILGHPSTGGFMSHCGWNSCIESISMGVPIAAWPMHSDQPRNALFITEGLKIGITVREWERRKEVVPAETVEKVVRTLMASPEGEEMKRKAMELKEAVKLAVMEGGVTHKEMESFVAHITR
- the LOC107003479 gene encoding uncharacterized protein LOC107003479, whose product is MDYNLAALKVFCSQLNNAKATTTQQSQAAFTLSGILFQRVWLQGILVSTPTTDSSGRFLLDDGTGVIELQLLGDFLTLSWVKGMYVMVVGLYFVQKGSLPLVKIHKIVDLSPFPDRESMWYLEVIEVFKLFYQPLFEE
- the LOC107004147 gene encoding GDSL esterase/lipase At5g22810, which gives rise to MGISSFLRICLFVSTLDILINIVNGQSLVPALFVFGDSVVDAGNNNYLKTIVKANFPPYGRDFPKKIPTGRFCNGKLASDFTAENLGFTSYPPAYLSKKAKGKNLLIGANFASGSSGYYDTTARLYDAIPLSKQLEYYKEYQKKLVVIAGKLNATSIINGSIHLISAGSSDFVQNYYINPLLYKVYTPDQFSDILIKSYTKFILELYGLGARKIGVTTVPPIGCLPASITIFGKDNNNCVKKMNKVAISFNNKLNDTSIKLQKKLFGLNLVILDIYQPLLDLVTHPADNGFFEARKACCGTGLLETSILCNANSPGTCANASEYVFWDGFHPTEAANKVLSDDLLASGISLIS